From Falco naumanni isolate bFalNau1 chromosome 4, bFalNau1.pat, whole genome shotgun sequence:
TGCGGAGATGTGACCTTCCCAGGCAGGGTGTCCCAAGCACGGCTCCTCAAAGGGACATCCCACATGGCACTGATCCCTTCTGGGTGCCACTGGGGCTGGGCTCACAAAACTCCGCAAGGCAGGTGGTGTGCGGAGGCTGTGGGGAGCATCCCCTGAGAGCTGTTGGTCATCCCCATTGCTCTGTCACCCAGCCGTGCTCACGCAGCTACCCCCCAGCACTTGATGGAAATACTTGCAAGGACCTTCCTCTTCAATTTATCCCATAAATAGCAAAAAGATTCCCCTGCCCTGCATGCCCCGTGGTCACAGGCTGGGGGGGAACTCTGGGCTGGAAGGTGGGTTAGTGCTGGCACTGAGGAGCCGGCTCTGGGGGCAGCTTTGGGCTCAGTATTTGCCCTCTGAAGCCTGAACCAGCAGCGAAACCTTCACTGGGGCTGCCCATGTGGACCGTCCGCCTTGGGGTGCTGGCGGTCCAGCCATCGTCCCAGCAGGGTCCATTCCTGgtgctccccgcccccccaggcACCCACGCTCCCCAGTGGTGGCTGCGTTTCAGCAGTGTATCTATAGCCCCCGCTGTACTTGACGTCCCTGCCAGATGAAAACTCCCATACAAACCCAGGCTATTATTATCTCTGTCTTCCACCGTGCTAATGGTCTCTCAGGAAACAGtcatcttcttttatttttttcttttttttttttagcatttaaagCCCACAAATGCTGGAGTGGTGGTATGGAAAAGGCAGGCATGGTGGAGCCAAGCACTGAGCCCTCGCCGAGCACAGGGGAGCCGGCATCCCCCTGACCCAGTGGACACAGGGAGCCGTGGCTGGGCAGGACCAGCCGAGGACCAGCCCCAGGGCTTTCTGGTAGGCACTGCTGAGGGCTGGGGATGGCAATGGGCAGTACAGGGAATACTGGGGATGGCTGTGGCATGGGGCCACTGAGAAACCCACATGATGAGGAGCAAGTGAGgtccctctgccccccacctGCCATGCTTGGGTGGGAGGACTACAGGGTCCTGTGGCATCGGGGAAGGGGTCCCTTCTCAGGTCCATCTCTCCCACTCATTTCCCTCTCCTTGCTCCCCATTTTGCTGTCCCGGTGCTTTGCCTGGTGCCTTGGACGGCTCCATCTGCCAGGAGTGCCAGCAGTGCCGGCAGCCCTGCCATTGGATGGATGatgccagccccacagccagggtTTCTGTTGGGTGCTGGGTATCACCGGGGTAATCACCCAGGGATTATTTGGGGTTAACAAGTGGCTCCTGTAAAGCAAAAGCCTCGAAACGTGAGATTATATAAACAGcgctggaggcagctgcagcacagcctgtaaTTAATTCGTGGCagtaaagtgctttgaagatCCAAGGCGACGTGGATGCCGGGTGTAAGGCAGCCCGAGGGacagcacccaccagcagcagggacctgctcagctccagctcctgtgTCCCCGCTCCTGCTGAAGGGATGCTGCGAGGGGAAGAGGCGGGGGGTGGAGCTCGAGCACCCCATGagcctgctgggtgctgggctcagccccacgATGGCCCTGCAGAGCCCATCCTGCAGCATCCATCCTCCCTCCCAAAATCACGGAGGGcgcacagccaggagcaggctCAGCCCTGTTGCTTTGGCAGGGGTGCAGCAATGGAGGGACCACAGTGGCTGGTGGGGATGGGACAAGACATTGCCACGTCCTGGAACACCCTCAGGGCTATGGAAGCTTTGTTAGGAAAACTTTTGTGCCCCTCCAGTAAAAATAGGGATTATCGATCCCATGGTTCCAGAGCATCCTCATGCTGAATTGGGGCTGCAGCTTGGGCTTGCTTTGTTCCAGGTTCATGCAGTGCATCAAGCAAGGGCCAAACCTCCATCACTTAAGCAAGAAACATTTCGAGGAGTCAGAGTCCTGCCCGCTGTCCTTGCATCCCTCCTCACAGTGCCCATGCGTGCACTGCGACCAGCGTTAATGTCCTCGTGTGGGACAATCCCCCTTGTTTTGCTGCAGACTCATGGCTCCAGGGTCTCAGAGGCCCCATTGCTAATTGCCTGGCTGAGGTTTATCTTCATTATACAAGCGGTTCCCCGCACGTTATCATTGAGCTCATCTCACCGTGGTGCCTTCTGCATCCCATCCCTGCCATGAAGCGTAGGGAGAGCCACGTGCCTCCCATGCGCTGGCAGCTCCATGGCCCCAAGAGTATCCCAAAATAGGCTGGAAGGCTGCCAGCCCGCGGTGACGGggtccccggggtcccccccTCCTGCTTGGTGGCTCATGGCaatgctgctggggaaggcaggaccGTGGCAGGGACATGCTGTGCCTTGAGGcggcagggagctgagctgcttcCTCCCATTCTCTTGGCAGCACCGGCACCGTCGGCAATGAGAGCGATGGCAGACCAGGCTGCAGCGGCGGCGGACGCCTCTCCAACGCTGGCACCGTCCCCAGGCTCCCCTCAGCATGGGGACACCGATGGGCTCACAATCCAGCCCACCAGCTCCAGGGAGGACGGCGGTGGCCAGGACGGCTGTGGGCTTGTTTTCACAGTGGATGGGGACACAAAGCCTGTCCCCTCACCCCAGCCCGGGGGGATGCTCCTGGCTGACGTCCCGcgggccccccagccccggctgaGCCCAGCCAAGTCCCGCACGGCCCCATCTTCCCCCAGCGTCTCCCCGTCGGAGAGCCGTGCCGCCTTGCTCCGGCTGCgggaggccaggctggaggacaCCAAGAGGCGGCTGTCGGAGGCCATGCAGGAGCCCCTCAGCCGGCTCAGCCGGCTCATGGCCGAGGAGAGCAGCCCCGTGCCCCGCGCGAAGGCCAGCACCGGGGCgcaggaggtggggggcagccccgggccggcggggggccGTGGGGCTTGGGGACGCCGGGCACGGGACTGGAGCCCCTGGGAGCCCACCCTGAACTGCCGCTATGAGATCTGCTCCTACGGGGACGTGATCCAGGTGGTGGAAGTGGCGCAGCAGGATGCAGAGCCCCAGCCGCCCCTTCCCGAGGAGCTGCCACCGGCGCGGCCGGGGGGCACGGTGCCGGGCAGAGCTCTCGCCTCCATCGCACTCCTCGCCTACGGCTACTTCGTCCTGCCGCTGCCGCCCTACGCCGCCGGCCTCTGCCTGGGACTCCTCTGcgggctggtgctgggcttcCTCGCtgtccttctcctcctgccgaagcctctgccagcaccacGGGCACCGCGGGACCACCCGCGCCCCAAGCTGCTCCCAGGGGAGCCGTGGGAAACCCACCGCCTCCAGGTAGGAAGGAGGTCCGggatggggtgctggggggcagctgggggggagCCCAGGGTTGGGATGCAGCGTCAGGGGTGTGCCCAGCCCGCGGCAGGGGCAGGCTGCCACCCATGTGGCACAGTGGGAAGCAGCTGGGTCCCTTTCCCCACACCTAGGGCTGGATGAACCAGCTGCATGCCTATGACCCTGAGGTTTTCCACCCCTCGCTCACGCACTCTGTGCTTGCCATGCTGGATGGAGCCACCCTCAAGCTCTCCTACCCCAAGAGCAACATCCCGCGCCGTGCCACCTTCGAGGAGGAAATCCTCGAGGCCGTCTTCATCAGCCACCGCTGCTACGACCTGACTGATGCCAAGGTAAGCCTGGTGATGCCAAGGACCCTTCCGTGGGGACCCCTGACATCCCACGCCTTGGCCCATCCTCACCGCTGCTCTCGGTGTTGCAGGTCTTCCTCTGCCCGCCCAGCTTGGCCCGAAAGCGGACGTGGAACAAGAAATACCCCATCTGCATCCTCCTCCCTGACCCAGCGGAGGTGGAGTGCCGGAGCAGCGAGGAGCACGACttggagctgcagaaggatgAAGGGACAAAGAAGACgctggtgccagggcaggaTGTCCCGGGGGACTGCAGAGAGAGGTGCCTGTACCTCTTTGGGCGGAcggggagggagaaggaggagtgGTACCAGCACCTCGTGCAAGCCTCCCGCGGgacacccagcagcagccgTGGTGAAGCCAGGGCAGGTGAGAAGCATCATGGTCTCTGCTCTGTGCCGGGACTGATCCGGGGTGGGAGCCATGTGTGTGCCGGGAGGACAAGCCCTTGGTAGAGAGCAGTGAGCATGGGGGGCCACGAAGGAGCCCAGAGCATAGCCAAGAGcatttgcagcagcagggagagcccAGAGGATCCCTTGCCAGAACAGGGTGGGGGGCATGTCCTTGGCACCACAGATGGGCAGCCTGTCACCACGTGTGCATCACGGCACATCACCACACACACCCGCATCGTGGCCAGGCGGCACATCACCCTGACCCACTCGTGTCCCCGTGCCCCCAGGTGTGGGACCGGCTCTGCagagcagcggcagcagcagcggggggAGCGCTGAGGACATCCCCTCCACTCTCCCACCCAAGGACCTGGCGGGAAGCATCCGACAGAAGATTTTCCTGGATTACAGCACCTACATGGCCCGATTCGTGCCAGCGCAGGTGGAGGGCAGCCCGGACCAGAGCCCCTCTCACAGAGCACTGGGCAGCCCCACACCCACAAAGGTGAGTGGGACAAATCCAGCATTGGGAGAAGGACACAAGTGCTAAGTGGAGGCTGAAGGACCCGTGCGCAGCCACTTCCAGTCCTGTGGTTCATTTCCTCCCTCCCGGCACCACAGTTTGAGCAGCCCAGCCGTGGTACAGGGGAGCTCCTGGCCAGTGGGTCCCACCTCTCGTGGGGCCACCTCACGCCAGGGGCTCATGGCTTCTGTCCCTCCGCAGCACGGGGAGGACATGGCCGGGCGCAGCAAGGTGTGCATGGCCTGGATGAACGCGCTAGTGGGGCGCATCTTCTGGGACTTCCTCCGGGAGCAGTACTGGGCTGAGCTAGTGTCCAGCAAGATCCAGAAGAAGTTGAGCAAGATCAAGGTGAGAGGCAGGAGCATCACAGCACCCCAGGGAGTCTCATCCCCAAGATCCCACAgtgggtgccaggctgcagtgaCCGTCCCCGTGTGGTTTCCCCCATCAGCTCCCATATTTCATGAACGAGCTGACACTGACGGAGCTGGACATGGGCACATCCATCCCCTCAGTCCTCAGCGCCTCCAGCCCCACCATCAATGAGCGAGGTAAGAGCCCCCGTAGAGCAGCGGGGACCCCAGGGCTGGCTCCATGGTGCCAGCCCAGTCCCCGAAGCAGGGAGGTTTTGGCAGGCACATGAGCAGCCCTCGGCCCCTGTGGTGCTGACAGGGGCTCACCCCATCCCTCTCCCCGGCAGGGCTCTGGGTGGACATGGAGGTCACCTACAGCGGCTCGTTGCAGATGACGCTTGAGACGAAGATGAACCTCTgcaagctggggaaggagagtgCTGCAGAGGAGAGCAACCCCgcagaggcaggcagagaggGGTAAGGAGACTGTGCATGGCTGGGtttcatcctcctcttcctcttgccTGAGCGAGGCAAGAGGGTGCTGGCCCCAAGGCACCCCTGTGATGCTCCTCGCATCTCACAGGGCCAGGCCACGGCTGATCCTGCTGGCAGACAGTGATGCCGAGTCATCCAGCGCTGGCTCCTCCGATGAGGAAGACATCGCCACTGCAGAACCGGCGGGAGCCCTGGGGGAGCGGGTCCTGCCGCCTGGCACCGAGGGGTAAGGGCTGGTTCGGGGTCCGCACCACGGTGGGCTTGGGGAGATGCTAGGGAGGCACGGTGCTACGCCAGCACAGTGGCGCGTGGCCGGTGTCCCCAGGAAGGCACACACAGGCACCCCAGCACATCACGGCAGCCTCTCACAGGGGGCTCCTTGTCCCTGCGGGGTGCTGTGGCAGATGGCTGGCGGACACTGAAAGCCACCACAGCGCTGGCTCTCaccctgctgctgagctgtggctCCTCTCGCTTTAGCCACGTCAGCGGCAACAGCACAAGCCGGAAGATCTTGCGCTTTGTGGATAAGATCGCCAAGTCCAAGTACTTCCAGAAGGCCACTGAAAACGAGTTCATCAAAAAGAAGATTGAGGAGGTTTCCAACACACCGCTGCTGCTGACGGTGGaggtgcaggagctggcaggcacCTTGGCCGTGAacataccaccaccaccaacgGACCGTGTCTGGTACcagctctccttcctcccacgCGGGGACACACGCACATCCTCCTTCCCGCTCCCCTTGCTCCCTATGGCTCGGCCAAGGAGCCAGCTCGGGGGCTTTGGGTTCCTCCGTGTGCACCAGCAAGCCAGGGCTGTTCTCCCAGAGGGACTCACAGACCTCAGGCTCATTTCTCCTCATCTCCACAGAGAGCTCCCCCTGCaacccagctgcctcctcccaggAGGCAGGTCCCTAAAACCCAGCAAAGCAGGGCTACGTGGGCTGTGCCACATATTTGGGATGTGatgctttctgcctctttcctttccccttgcaGGTACAGCTTCCGAGTCCCAccccagctggagctgaaggTGCGCCCAAAGCTGGGCGAGCGGGAGGTGACATTCCTCCATGTCACTGAGTGGATCGAGAAGAAGCTGCAGCATGAATTTCAGGTGCCTGGTCTGTTAAAGGGCTCAGCAAACCCTGCTAAGTGTGGGCATTGCTGCAATCAGGGATAAACAGACCTCGCTTTGGGCCAGGGATCTCTCTACAAAAAGCCAACATCTGATCTGGTCTGTCCAGCTTTGGACAGTCAAGAAACACAACCTAAGTAaccagctgcaggggctggtgctCTGAGCACTAGAGAGCTTGAGAAGTGGCTTCCTCCCAGCACGTGCAGCCCTGCCTCAAGGTGGGGGGTGGGATTAGGAGTGTCAGCAGGCCCCAGGCAGACCCTCCCCCCACCAAGGGCTGAATTCACCCATCCGTTTTGGTTTTGGGACGTTTGGGAGATTTACCATCACAAGGTACTCGCTGGTTTGTTTTCAGCCTCTCACCTTTGAGACCTCTGGTCAAAGAGCAGAAATGTCCCCGCAGATATTTGGGTACCCCAATCCCCCCAGAGCCACCCATGTGAATGGCTTCAAAGTGCTGGTCCCTGCCCTCGGCCATGACCACCCTCGAAGCCATACAGGTCAGCAGGGCAAAGAAAAACTGCTCCTGCTTGTCCCCACCCTGAGGCATCCAGAGCTGGAAATCTCTAGGGCCAGGCACAGTCAGCTGCTGCGGAGGGGATGGGAGCCCAGGACCTTCTGTTCACAGCCCCAGTCTCTAAGTTTTACATCCTCAAAACCACTTAGTTGTTATTCTGGATCcctcttttcagaaaattttggtGATGCCGAACATGGATGATCTCATCATTCCCATCATGCGCTCCGGCTTGGATCTTCAGCCACCCGCTGCGGGACTGCCCAGGGACCCACCCGCCAAGGGAGAGAAGAGGCTCTGAAGCGCAGCCCCAGGGGGAAGGCAGAGACCCTGCGAGAGCTCAGGGACCTCGCTGGGACACGGGGCCAGCCTGGGCCCCGCCACTGACCGCAGCCGGGGCTATGCCGTGGGCTCCGAGCTTCTCGGTTCATCTCATCCTCAGCACATTTGTAGATGAGCCTCCTCCTTAAAAACCGCAAGCACACGTTCAGAGCAGAACCAGACATGGGGCAAGGGGTTTGCTGGAGACCCAAGAACTTCGTGCACCTCCTCCCAGGCTCCCAGGACTCCTGGCCAAgggggcagctctgcaccagCGGAGGGCTGGGCTTTCCACTGTCTGGTTCCCAAAGAGGGTGCAGGACGCCCAGACCGGTTCTGCACTGAAGGAGTTGTTGTCACCGCTGATGCAAGACATCACAGCTCCAAAACGCATCATaccctccctgcaggcagctggactgCAAGGAAAACAGGGGTGGGGAACGGGTCCAAAATCTGAATAAACCCATCACTGCCCGGTCTGACCTAGCAGCCATCTTATTGTACCCAAGTTCCCCACCTGCTGAGGATGCCAGCTGCCAGGATCGTGGGGCTTTCTGCAGGGAGAAGTCCAccagctgtattttcagctcAGCAAAAGGCGTACCTGGGGGTGCACGTGTGAGCAGAGAGATGGGCAGTGAGCCTGGGAGGGGGCAGGTAATGGGGAGGCCCTGTATTCCCAGTGGAAACTGGGGCTGAAGTGCTGGtacctgctctgctcccctctggAAGAGACGAAGGACAGTCTTCACCATGGTCTGGGTGAATGCAGGCAGTGGGAAAAAATTCACCAGGCAAAGAAAAGGGAGGATCCAGAAGACAGAGCAGACACCTGGCCATCCCCGTTAGTCCCCATCCATACAGGCCAGTCCCAAGCGCTAATTGTCCCATCCCTACCTGCTGAGGAGCCTTGAGGACACGCTGTTGCCCACAGGCAGCACCGAATACAGGCAAGACGTCCCCCCAGACGGAAGATAGGGAGCAGGCATGGCTTGTAGCCCCTTTATTGAAAGTGCCCAGATAGGTAGCCTTGCATGTCTCAGTCCTCACAGCTCCTCCTGCACACTTGGCTTCCCTTTCACCAAGTGCTTCTTCTGAGGGCCCTGGaagagagcagagaggagagcGCTCAGCGTTAGTAGCAGATAAACCTGGTCTGCAAGGCTGCGtctgagctgcagggagcagaaatGCAGCTCTGGCCACTTTCTGCTGTGCAAGGCAGCTCCTGGTCTCTGCGCCCCAGCTGGGAGCTCTGTGCGTTCACCAGCCCCCCCTGGGacctgcccagccctgcagggaccGGGAGCAGAACATCACTGCTCTTGCACCAGGGATTTGTTTCTCTGGACACCACAAAACCAGCCACAGAGCACCAATGAGTGACCTGCTGCGAGCCAGGTGGGCTGGCCTGCAGTCAGGGGACATGGAGGGGAGCAGTAATTGTGCTGATGAATGCTTCCAGGAGCCCACCGTGGTAGAGCAGCTGCTGTATGAGCCCTGGAGGAGGCAAGGCCTCCCACAACCAAAGGCACAGCTTCTCATCAGCTAATAACTGAGCCTGAGGGGTTTCCACCAGCTAAGAAATGGGGTTGtcccaaaacaaataaatcctATGGGAGCAGATGGCAAGAATTACTTATGTGCCTCTACTTCCAGCCAAATGTAAAGTTTTACCAGAGTATACGTGCAGGAAACTCTCACCCCACGGtggaaaatggcaaagaaaacagctgcaaCCACGTAAAACCACCTCCTGTCACTCCGATCCCTGTCACAGCTACTCAGGACTTGCAGTGACAGCAAgagcaaaacacagaacaagCTCCTAACACTGAGATGAAGGAAATCAGCTTAACC
This genomic window contains:
- the LOC121086733 gene encoding testis-expressed protein 2-like isoform X2; protein product: MRAMADQAAAAADASPTLAPSPGSPQHGDTDGLTIQPTSSREDGGGQDGCGLVFTVDGDTKPVPSPQPGGMLLADVPRAPQPRLSPAKSRTAPSSPSVSPSESRAALLRLREARLEDTKRRLSEAMQEPLSRLSRLMAEESSPVPRAKASTGAQEVGGSPGPAGGRGAWGRRARDWSPWEPTLNCRYEICSYGDVIQVVEVAQQDAEPQPPLPEELPPARPGGTVPGRALASIALLAYGYFVLPLPPYAAGLCLGLLCGLVLGFLAVLLLLPKPLPAPRAPRDHPRPKLLPGEPWETHRLQGWMNQLHAYDPEVFHPSLTHSVLAMLDGATLKLSYPKSNIPRRATFEEEILEAVFISHRCYDLTDAKVFLCPPSLARKRTWNKKYPICILLPDPAEVECRSSEEHDLELQKDEGTKKTLVPGQDVPGDCRERCLYLFGRTGREKEEWYQHLVQASRGTPSSSRGEARAGVGPALQSSGSSSGGSAEDIPSTLPPKDLAGSIRQKIFLDYSTYMARFVPAQVEGSPDQSPSHRALGSPTPTKHGEDMAGRSKVCMAWMNALVGRIFWDFLREQYWAELVSSKIQKKLSKIKLPYFMNELTLTELDMGTSIPSVLSASSPTINERGLWVDMEVTYSGSLQMTLETKMNLCKLGKESAAEESNPAEAGREGARPRLILLADSDAESSSAGSSDEEDIATAEPAGALGERVLPPGTEGHVSGNSTSRKILRFVDKIAKSKYFQKATENEFIKKKIEEVSNTPLLLTVEVQELAGTLAVNIPPPPTDRVWYSFRVPPQLELKVRPKLGEREVTFLHVTEWIEKKLQHEFQKILVMPNMDDLIIPIMRSGLDLQPPAAGLPRDPPAKGEKRL
- the LOC121086733 gene encoding testis-expressed protein 2-like isoform X1, producing MRAMADQAAAAADASPTLAPSPGSPQHGDTDGLTIQPTSSREDGGGQDGCGLVFTVDGDTKPVPSPQPGGMLLADVPRAPQPRLSPAKSRTAPSSPSVSPSESRAALLRLREARLEDTKRRLSEAMQEPLSRLSRLMAEESSPVPRAKASTGAQEVGGSPGPAGGRGAWGRRARDWSPWEPTLNCRYEICSYGDVIQVVEVAQQDAEPQPPLPEELPPARPGGTVPGRALASIALLAYGYFVLPLPPYAAGLCLGLLCGLVLGFLAVLLLLPKPLPAPRAPRDHPRPKLLPGEPWETHRLQGWMNQLHAYDPEVFHPSLTHSVLAMLDGATLKLSYPKSNIPRRATFEEEILEAVFISHRCYDLTDAKVFLCPPSLARKRTWNKKYPICILLPDPAEVECRSSEEHDLELQKDEGTKKTLVPGQDVPGDCRERCLYLFGRTGREKEEWYQHLVQASRGTPSSSRGEARAGVGPALQSSGSSSGGSAEDIPSTLPPKDLAGSIRQKIFLDYSTYMARFVPAQVEGSPDQSPSHRALGSPTPTKHGEDMAGRSKVCMAWMNALVGRIFWDFLREQYWAELVSSKIQKKLSKIKLPYFMNELTLTELDMGTSIPSVLSASSPTINERGLWVDMEVTYSGSLQMTLETKMNLCKLGKESAAEESNPAEAGREGARPRLILLADSDAESSSAGSSDEEDIATAEPAGALGERVLPPGTEGHVSGNSTSRKILRFVDKIAKSKYFQKATENEFIKKKIEEVSNTPLLLTVEVQELAGTLAVNIPPPPTDRVWYQLSFLPRGDTRTSSFPLPLLPMARPRSQLGGFGFLRVHQQARAVLPEGLTDLRLISPHLHRELPLQPSCLLPGGRSLKPSKAGLRGLCHIFGM